Proteins from a genomic interval of Dermacentor variabilis isolate Ectoservices chromosome 8, ASM5094787v1, whole genome shotgun sequence:
- the LOC142589946 gene encoding uncharacterized protein LOC142589946 — translation MKRSLPPVLPCADVGRIYHEMRWAYDFLPHTWQACTDGNHRNRPCPLVQDALLWNTECRQVGVEIREDERSPGKLCVAFDETYEVCSREKVLHHQLFLSFLLQEHRCIESVTLSRPFTFGHDPRFFDALRVNGRVRRLSLLGHTGGTWGLCNCRQHFVNALSGMLKLQELVISEDVLGHDARMQTFVDFLANTTSLQVLDLTQSALPAAARDDLYRGLLGNRSLKSLTLRYFYAEREAHKEAVFACLRGHATLESLTVHSDSLHSSASLDFVARCAVANRGTLRRLQLVGWPMDLEAAASIGQLFSGDCTLESFAFVPPRGATDSFHWPAAREALPLVERHQFPFAIVDRSSPSLVCQEGVRAILRGIGENRSLREASFSLSSFTPSGCEMLVGELLRCSTLRKITLEPQRFDAVRAICQELRDKGHARDLLLASRRDVSGTLLPQWVGDRLQCSRLVLDHSRIWREDVERCPRGIYVMPSFETVTSLCVREVADDFLNNGACRLMAEYLARTTELRELNVTVTRYRSGWRGAAAPALSGSAADSLAAFADSLVANGGVTRVFLSGLPLADDACKALARALRSGWRVYDLTVLHPTRAVEAFLSALMEPPGLEELNRSLTNLRVRCTHEKQTAGSHHNADASRHGHHHHHHHHDHHDRHHDHHDRHHHHHQPHQHYGLVPPQPVWPEPAPVAVPAALTDVVRRNCNVATLAAHHVTGRKTDARCADALHQIARADRGTVCERNPGLVAKVRELALLDVDHDWACQMIRDSARYLLTLDGYMRAAGVVRKTVECHPDPNGRRQLPDIGDDIWAFVRRYLSVADVL, via the exons ATGAAACGCAGTCTACCGCCTGTTCTCCCATGCGCCGACGTCGGCCGGATATACCATGAG ATGAGATGGGCGTACGACTTCTTGCCCCACACGTGGCAAGCCTGCACAGACGGGAACCACAGGAACAGACCCTGTCCGCTGGTCCAGGACGCGTTGCTGTGGAACACTGAGTGCCGGCAAGTGGGCGTGGAGATACGGGAGGACGAGCGCTCGCCGGGAAAGCTGTGTGTGGCCTTCGACGAGACATACGAAG TTTGCAGCAGGGAAAAGGTTCTCCACCACCAGCTGTTCCTGAGTTTCCTCCTGCAGGAGCACCGGTGCATCGAGTCGGTCACCTTGAGCAGGCCGTTCACCTTTGGGCACGACCCACGCTTCTTCGATGCGCTGCGTGTCAACGGACGCGTCCGCCGGCTGTCTCTGCTGGGCCACACCGGTGGGACCTGGGGACTCTGCAACTGCCGTCAACACTTTGTGAATGCTTTGAGCGGTATGCTGAAGCTGCAGGAGCTGGTCATCTCGGAG GACGTCCTGGGTCACGACGCGAGAATGCAAACGTTCGTCGATTTCCTGGCGAATACGACCTCCCTGCAAGTGCTGGACCTGACCCAGTCGGCCCTTCCGGCGGCGGCAAGAGACGATCTGTACAGAG GTTTGCTCGGGAACCGGAGCCTGAAGTCGCTGACTCTGCGCTACTTCTACGCGGAGCGCGAGGCGCACAAGGAAGCCGTGTTCGCGTGCCTGCGCGGACATGCCACGCTCGAGTCGCTCACGGTCCACTCGGACAGTCTCCACAGCTCTGCCTCGCTGGATTTCGTGGCGCGTTGCGCGGTCGCCAACAGGGGGACGCTGCGTCGACTGCAGCTCGTCGGCTGGCCCATGGACCTGGAAGCCGCCGCGTCGATCGGCCAGCTGTTCTCTGGCGACTGCACGCTCGAGAGCTTCGCGTTTGTGCCGCCACGCGGCGCCACAGACAGCTTCCACTGGCCGGCGGCTCGAGAAGCGCTGCCTCTAGTGGAACGCCATCAATTTCCG TTTGCCATTGTCGACAGATCCTCGCCTTCTCTCGTCTGCCAAGAGGGCGTGCGTGCCATCTTGCGCGGCATCGGCGAGAACCGAAGCCTGCGCGAAGCCTCGTTCAGCCTGTCCAGTTTCACGCCCAGCGGCTGCGAAATGCTGGTCGGGGAGTTGCTGCGCTGTTCCACGCTGCGCAAGATCACCCTGGAGCCCCAGCGCTTCGACGCGGTCCGGGCCATCTGCCAGGAGCTCCGGGACAAGGGCCACGCCCGGGACCTCCTCCTCGCGAGTCGCAGGGACGTATCCGGCACGCTCCTTCCCCAGTGGGTCGGAGACCGGCTCCAGTGCTCCCGCTTAGTCCTCGACCACAGTCGCATCTGGAGGGAAGACGTGGAGCGCTGTCCGCGGGGGATCTACGTGATGCCTTCGTTCGAGACGGTGACGTCACTCTGCGTGAGG GAGGTGGCAGACGACTTCTTAAACAACGGTGCGTGTCGGCTTATGGCCGAGTACCTCGCCCGCACGACGGAGCTGCGGGAGCTGAACGTGACGGTGACGCGCTACCGCTCTGGTTGGCGAGGCGCGGCCGCTCCCGCTTTGTCGGGCAGCGCCGCGGATAGCCTCGCCGCCTTCGCAGACTCCCTGGTGGCGAACGGCGGCGTCACTCGGGTGTTCCTGTCGGGCCTGCCCCTCGCAGACGACGCATGCAAGGCCCTGGCGAGGGCGCTGCGGTCCGGGTGGCGCGTCTACGACTTGACCGTGCTCCATCCCACGCGCGCTGTCGAGGCGTTCTTAAGCGCGCTGATGGAGCCGCCCGGATTGGAGGAACTCAACCGGAGCCTGACAAACCTGCGTGTTCGCTGCACTCACGAAAAGCAGACCGCGGG CTCGCATCATAACGCGGATGCTTCGCGGCacggacatcatcatcatcaccaccaccacgaccaccacgaccgccaccacgaccaccacgaccgccaccaccaccaccaccagcccCATCAGCATTATGGCCTCGTTCCACCTCAGCCGGTGTGGCCCGAGCCTGCGCCCGTCGCCGTGCCGGCAGCGCTGACGGACGTCGTGCGACGAAACTGCAACGTCGCCACCCTGGCCGCCCACCACGTGACCGGAAGGAAGACCGACGCCCGCTGCGCCGACGCCCTGCACCAGATCGCCAGGGCCGACCGAGGCACCGTCTGTGAAAG AAACCCTGGACTAGTGGCCAAGGTACGGGAACTCGCGCTTTTGGACGTTGACCACGACTGGGCCTGCCAGATGATAAGGGACAGCGCTCGCTATTTGCTCACCCTGGACGGTTACATGCGGGCCGCGGGCGTGGTGAGGAAGACGGTCGAGTGCCACCCGGACCCGAATGGCCGAAGGCAGCTTCCAGACATCGGTGACGACATCTGGGCTTTCGTACGGCGCTACCTGAGCGTCGCTGACGTACTGTAG